One stretch of Pseudoramibacter sp. DNA includes these proteins:
- a CDS encoding cation diffusion facilitator family transporter: MNNQDTHTTVLRQTVMRVSVISIAVNIGLSVMKLFAGIVAHSGAMISDAIHSASDVFSTIIVIVGVRISSKKEDKEHPYGHDRMECVASLILAALLMLTGFLIGRSGVLVIAGHKKIAVPGMLALAAAVISIAVKEWMYWFTIHAAKRVNSGALKADAWHHRSDALSSVGALVGIAGARLGLPVLDPIAEVVIAVVVIKVGFDIAKDNVSKMVDSSVDEKTLDAIYRVAEHHPGVVRVDSLRSRTFGSRFYVDLEIAVDRNLDIQHAHAIAESLHDLLEARYPRMKHCMIHVNPDVDMSREEKRVIREKAEAVHEKRDDEKDV; the protein is encoded by the coding sequence ATGAACAATCAAGATACCCATACGACAGTTCTGCGCCAGACGGTGATGCGGGTTTCCGTCATTTCCATCGCCGTCAACATCGGCTTGTCGGTGATGAAGCTTTTTGCCGGGATCGTCGCCCATTCCGGCGCGATGATCTCCGACGCCATCCACTCAGCCTCGGACGTGTTTTCGACGATCATCGTCATTGTCGGCGTGCGCATTTCCTCGAAGAAGGAAGACAAGGAGCACCCCTACGGCCACGACAGGATGGAATGCGTCGCGTCCCTGATTCTCGCGGCTCTGCTCATGCTCACAGGCTTCTTAATCGGCCGAAGCGGCGTCCTCGTCATCGCCGGGCACAAAAAAATCGCCGTGCCGGGGATGCTGGCCCTGGCCGCAGCGGTCATTTCCATCGCCGTGAAGGAATGGATGTACTGGTTCACGATTCACGCAGCCAAGCGCGTGAACTCCGGCGCCTTAAAAGCCGACGCCTGGCATCACAGAAGCGACGCCCTGTCTTCGGTGGGAGCCCTCGTCGGCATCGCCGGGGCGCGCCTGGGCCTGCCGGTGCTCGACCCGATCGCCGAAGTCGTCATCGCCGTCGTGGTCATCAAAGTGGGCTTTGACATCGCCAAGGACAACGTGAGCAAAATGGTGGATTCTTCTGTGGATGAAAAGACCCTGGACGCCATCTACAGGGTGGCGGAACATCACCCCGGCGTCGTGCGGGTGGACAGCCTCAGAAGCCGCACCTTCGGCTCCCGGTTTTACGTTGACCTCGAAATCGCCGTGGACCGCAATCTGGACATCCAGCACGCTCACGCCATCGCCGAATCTCTCCACGATCTCCTCGAAGCCCGCTACCCGCGGATGAAGCACTGCATGATCCACGTCAACCCCGACGTGGATATGTCCCGGGAAGAAAAGCGGGTGATCCGGGAAAAGGCCGAAGCCGTTCATGAAAAACGGGATGATGAAAAAGACGTGTGA
- a CDS encoding deoxyribonuclease IV encodes MLCVGPHTSIAKGFKAAFDAADKIGAMTFQFFTRNPRGGKARALDEKDIAALKLGLGAKHFGPLLAHAPYTMNMASKTEKTREFARDLFADDLNRMEALPCSLYNFHPGSHTGQGADKGIAEILEILNEVMSPDQTTTVLLETMSGKGTEIGRSFEELAAIIAGAAVPEHLGVCLDTCHVYSAGYDIVNDLDGVLAEFDRLVGLERLKAIHLNDSKTPFGSHKDRHEKLGEGSIGWDAFKRIVTHPALKPLPFFLETPQAKYGDYQTEIQKVRAF; translated from the coding sequence ATATTGTGCGTCGGTCCCCACACGTCGATCGCCAAGGGGTTTAAGGCCGCCTTTGACGCCGCGGACAAGATCGGCGCCATGACCTTTCAGTTCTTCACGCGAAACCCCCGGGGCGGCAAGGCCCGGGCGCTGGACGAAAAGGACATCGCGGCTCTGAAACTGGGCCTCGGGGCGAAGCATTTCGGGCCCCTGCTGGCCCACGCCCCCTACACCATGAACATGGCCTCGAAGACCGAAAAGACCCGTGAATTTGCAAGAGACCTCTTCGCCGACGATTTAAACCGCATGGAAGCTCTGCCCTGCAGCCTGTACAACTTCCACCCCGGCAGCCACACCGGCCAGGGGGCGGACAAGGGCATCGCCGAGATTCTCGAGATTTTAAACGAGGTCATGAGCCCCGATCAGACCACGACGGTGCTGCTCGAGACCATGTCCGGCAAAGGCACCGAAATCGGCCGGAGCTTCGAAGAACTCGCGGCCATTATTGCAGGGGCCGCCGTGCCCGAACACCTCGGGGTCTGCCTCGACACCTGCCACGTGTACTCGGCGGGGTACGACATCGTGAATGATCTGGACGGGGTGCTGGCCGAGTTCGACCGCCTTGTGGGATTGGAGCGCCTCAAGGCGATCCACCTCAACGACAGCAAAACCCCCTTTGGAAGCCACAAAGACCGCCACGAAAAGCTCGGGGAGGGGAGCATCGGCTGGGACGCCTTTAAGCGCATTGTCACCCACCCGGCGCTCAAACCCCTGCCCTTTTTCTTAGAGACGCCCCAGGCCAAATACGGGGACTATCAGACAGAAATTCAGAAAGTCCGGGCCTTTTAA
- a CDS encoding nicotinate phosphoribosyltransferase, translating into MQFPRKLQLATDLYQLSMGNVYLNDGKAQEVAVFDAFIRRNPFNGGYTVAAGLEQIIDYINGLAFTDEDIAQLHHYHPEFTDAFLDYMRHFKFSGEIYAAPEGTVIFPYEPIVRVKAPLIEAQLVETTILAILNHQTLIATKASRIVEEAGDGPVMEFGLRRAHGTEAGYFGARAAVIGGCAGTSVVETEPMLDRPAMGTMSHSFVLSYDSEIEAFEKFCDYNPGNAVLLVDTYNTLDSGVPNAIKVFKKYKAEGKIHGNYGIRIDSGDLAYLTAEARRMLDEAGFSDAKIVASSDLDEYLIRDLKSQGAKIDSWGIGTKLITAYDSPSLGGVYKMAEINGKPKMKISDDPGKITNPGTKKVVRFYDKDNGMALADQLYLEDEEVDTTKPLRIFHPIHTWKQMTLKNFTAKEILVPVFEGGKCVYDKPSIDEIRQHLRDEKATLWPTYKRMINPHVYHVDLSKKLWRLKQDLLDEADVDLTETEPPEGKE; encoded by the coding sequence ATGCAGTTTCCAAGAAAATTACAGCTGGCGACGGATTTGTACCAGCTCAGCATGGGCAACGTCTATTTAAACGACGGCAAGGCCCAGGAAGTGGCGGTGTTCGACGCCTTCATCCGGCGCAACCCCTTTAACGGCGGCTACACCGTCGCGGCGGGGCTCGAACAGATCATCGACTACATTAACGGCCTGGCCTTCACCGACGAGGACATCGCCCAGTTGCACCACTACCACCCGGAATTCACGGACGCTTTTTTAGATTACATGCGTCATTTCAAATTCTCCGGAGAAATTTACGCCGCCCCCGAAGGGACGGTCATCTTTCCCTACGAGCCGATCGTCCGGGTCAAGGCGCCCCTCATCGAAGCCCAGCTCGTGGAGACGACGATTCTCGCCATCTTGAACCACCAGACCCTCATCGCCACCAAGGCCTCCCGCATCGTCGAAGAAGCCGGGGACGGGCCGGTCATGGAATTCGGCCTGCGCCGGGCCCACGGCACCGAAGCGGGCTATTTCGGCGCCAGGGCCGCGGTCATCGGCGGCTGCGCCGGGACGTCGGTGGTGGAAACCGAACCGATGCTGGACCGGCCGGCCATGGGGACCATGTCCCATTCCTTCGTCTTGAGCTACGACAGCGAAATCGAAGCCTTTGAAAAGTTCTGCGACTACAACCCGGGCAACGCGGTGCTCCTCGTGGACACTTACAACACCCTGGACAGCGGGGTGCCCAACGCCATCAAGGTCTTTAAGAAGTACAAGGCCGAAGGCAAGATTCACGGGAACTACGGCATCCGCATCGACTCCGGGGATTTGGCCTACCTCACCGCCGAAGCCAGACGGATGCTCGACGAAGCGGGCTTTTCCGACGCGAAGATCGTCGCGTCCTCGGATCTCGACGAATACCTGATCCGGGACCTCAAATCCCAGGGGGCGAAGATCGATTCCTGGGGCATCGGCACGAAGCTCATCACCGCCTACGATTCGCCGTCCCTCGGCGGGGTCTACAAAATGGCGGAAATCAACGGCAAGCCGAAGATGAAGATCTCTGACGACCCGGGCAAGATCACCAACCCCGGGACGAAGAAAGTCGTGCGCTTCTACGACAAGGACAACGGCATGGCCCTGGCCGACCAGCTCTATCTCGAAGACGAAGAAGTGGACACAACAAAGCCCCTGCGGATCTTCCACCCGATTCACACGTGGAAGCAGATGACCTTAAAGAACTTTACGGCGAAGGAAATCCTCGTGCCGGTGTTCGAAGGCGGCAAATGCGTGTACGACAAGCCGAGCATCGACGAAATCAGACAGCACCTGCGGGACGAAAAGGCGACCCTGTGGCCGACCTACAAGCGCATGATCAACCCCCACGTGTACCACGTGGATCTGTCGAAGAAATTGTGGCGCCTGAAACAGGATCTCCTGGACGAAGCGGACGTGGACCTCACGGAAACCGAACCGCCGGAAGGAAAGGAGTGA